The following coding sequences are from one Rhipicephalus microplus isolate Deutch F79 chromosome 3, USDA_Rmic, whole genome shotgun sequence window:
- the LOC142803791 gene encoding uncharacterized protein LOC142803791, whose translation MRGYRYDKAWLLECIVLRINSPSLYEHLRAHKILILPNRFCLQKYIKAFKASYGFSRKLLECVKEKASEMNEMNRHGGLVIDEMKLSTHLDLKSSMDIEAEACKPAEACKKWDMGGLLYPSVRLYSLIKTLEDRLTRAFSTTHLHTKVVKDFLRLAANVPQIGCSEHSAFLTTSVVRFYSITRVHFLLKGLNQHAVQNKAKKVKPCVM comes from the exons ATGCGAGGATATCGATACGACAAAGCGTGGCTCTTAGAGTGCATTGTTTTAAGGATCAACAGCCCGAGCTTATACGAGCATCTCAGGGCCCATAAGATCCTTATACTTCCAAACCGTTTCTGCCTCCAAAAGTACATCAAG GCCTTCAAGGCATCTTATGGCTTTAGTCGCAAGCTTCTTGAGTGCGTGAAGGAGAAGGCTagtgaaatgaatgaaatgaacagaCATGGCGGCCTCGTTATAGACGAGATGAAACTTTCTACACACCTGGACCTCAAGTCATCCATGGATATTGAAGCAGAAGCGTGTAAGCCAGCAGAAGCGTGCAAAAAGTGGGACATGGGGGGCCTTCTTTACCCCTCTGTCCGTCTATATAGTCTAATCAAAACCCTTGAGGATAGACTAACTCGTGCATTTAGCACCACGCACTTGCACACCAAAGTAGTGAAGGATTTTTTGCGCCTAGCAGCCAATGTGCCACAAATTGGCTGCAGTGAGCATTCAGCTTTTTTAACAACATCGGTTGTCAGGTTCTACAGCATTACGCGTGTCCATTTTCTGCTGAAAGGACTAAACCAGCATGCTGTGCAGAATAAAGCCAAGAAGGTGAAGCCCTGTGTTATGTAA